Proteins from a genomic interval of Enterococcus faecium:
- the dnaK gene encoding molecular chaperone DnaK: MSKIIGIDLGTTNSAVAVLEGNEAKIIANPEGNRTTPSVVSFKNGEIQVGEVAKRQAVTNPNTISSIKRHIGEAGYKVDVEGKSYTPQEISAMILQYIKGFAEDYLGEKVEKAVITVPAYFNDAQRQATKDAGKIAGLEVERIVNEPTAAALAYGLDKTDRDEKILVFDLGGGTFDVSILELGDGVFDVLSTAGDNHLGGDDFDNKIIDYMVAEFKKENSIDLSQDKMALQRLKDAAEKAKKDLSGVSSTQISLPFITAGESGPLHLEMTLTRAKFDELTADLVERTKVPVRQALKDAGLSQSEIDEVILVGGSTRIPAVVEAVRKETGKEPNKSVNPDEVVAMGAAIQGGVITGDVKDVVLLDVTPLSLGIETMGGVFTKLIDRNTTIPTSKSQVFSTAADNQPAVDIHVLQGERPMAADNKTLGRFQLTDIPAAPRGIPQIEVTFDIDKNGIVNVSAKDLGTQKEQKITIKSSSGLTDEEIERMVKDAEANAEADKARKEEVDLRNDVDALLFSVDKTLKELEGKVDEEEVKKAETARDELKAAVEANNIEEMKTKRDALNEIVQNLTVKLYEQAAQQQAQENPEAAQGGADDVVDADFEEVDGDDK, translated from the coding sequence ATGAGTAAAATTATCGGTATTGACTTAGGTACGACTAACTCTGCAGTAGCAGTATTGGAAGGAAACGAAGCAAAAATCATCGCTAACCCAGAAGGAAACCGTACAACACCTTCTGTTGTATCATTCAAAAATGGAGAAATCCAAGTAGGGGAAGTTGCAAAACGTCAAGCTGTGACAAACCCAAATACGATTTCATCAATCAAACGCCATATCGGTGAAGCAGGTTACAAAGTAGATGTAGAAGGTAAATCATATACACCACAAGAAATCTCAGCAATGATCCTTCAATATATCAAAGGATTCGCAGAAGACTATTTAGGTGAAAAAGTCGAAAAAGCAGTTATCACTGTGCCAGCTTACTTTAATGATGCACAACGTCAAGCAACAAAAGATGCTGGTAAGATCGCTGGTCTAGAAGTAGAACGTATCGTCAATGAACCAACTGCAGCTGCTCTTGCCTATGGTTTAGATAAAACAGATCGCGACGAAAAAATCTTAGTATTCGACCTTGGTGGCGGTACTTTTGACGTATCTATCCTTGAACTAGGAGACGGTGTCTTTGATGTATTGTCAACAGCTGGCGACAACCATCTAGGTGGGGACGACTTTGATAACAAAATCATCGACTACATGGTAGCAGAATTCAAAAAAGAAAACAGCATTGACTTGTCTCAAGACAAAATGGCTTTACAACGCTTGAAAGACGCTGCTGAAAAAGCGAAAAAAGATTTATCTGGCGTATCAAGCACACAAATCAGCTTGCCATTTATCACAGCAGGAGAATCTGGACCATTGCATTTGGAAATGACATTGACACGTGCAAAATTTGATGAATTAACAGCTGACTTAGTAGAACGTACAAAAGTACCAGTACGTCAAGCGTTAAAAGATGCAGGTCTGTCACAATCAGAAATCGACGAAGTTATTTTAGTCGGTGGATCTACTCGTATCCCTGCAGTTGTAGAAGCAGTACGTAAAGAAACAGGAAAAGAACCAAACAAATCAGTTAACCCTGATGAAGTAGTTGCTATGGGTGCTGCTATCCAAGGTGGCGTGATCACTGGTGATGTGAAAGATGTTGTTTTACTTGACGTTACACCATTGTCATTAGGTATCGAAACAATGGGTGGAGTGTTCACTAAATTGATTGACCGCAATACAACGATTCCAACAAGTAAATCACAAGTATTCTCAACTGCGGCAGATAATCAACCAGCAGTAGACATCCATGTATTACAAGGTGAACGCCCAATGGCTGCTGACAACAAAACTCTAGGAAGATTCCAATTGACAGATATTCCAGCAGCTCCTCGTGGTATTCCACAAATCGAAGTAACATTCGATATTGATAAAAACGGGATTGTAAATGTATCTGCGAAAGATCTAGGTACACAAAAAGAACAAAAAATCACGATCAAATCTTCTTCAGGTCTAACAGACGAAGAAATCGAACGTATGGTGAAAGATGCAGAAGCAAACGCTGAAGCAGATAAAGCTCGTAAAGAGGAAGTTGACCTACGTAATGATGTAGACGCATTGCTATTCTCTGTGGACAAAACATTGAAAGAATTAGAAGGCAAAGTGGACGAAGAAGAAGTGAAAAAAGCAGAAACAGCTCGTGACGAATTAAAAGCCGCTGTTGAAGCAAACAACATCGAGGAAATGAAAACTAAACGCGATGCATTGAACGAAATCGTTCAAAACTTGACTGTTAAACTATACGAACAAGCTGCACAACAACAAGCTCAAGAAAATCCAGAAGCAGCTCAAGGCGGAGCAGATGATGTCGTTGATGCTGATTTTGAAGAAGTCGATGGCGACGATAAATAA
- the dnaJ gene encoding molecular chaperone DnaJ, with the protein MATKRDYYEVLGLSKGASEDEIKKAYRKLSKKYHPDINKEPDAEEKFKEVSEAYEILSDPQKRAAYDQYGHAGTDPNYGAGGAGGGFGGFGGFSGGGFSGGGFGGFEDIFDSFFGGGGRSVDPNAPRQGADLQYTVDLSFEEAIFGVEKEIKYNREEICHTCGGNGAKPGTQPTTCHKCHGAGTINVERQTPLGRVMSRQTCDVCHGTGKEIKEPCPTCHGSGHEKKAHSVKVNVPAGVEEGQQMRLAGQGEAGENGGPFGDLYVVFRVEESDIFDREGSEIYYELPLSFVQAALGDEVQVPTVHGDVKLKIPAGTQTGTNFRLRGKGAPKLRGGATGDQHVKVKLITPKNLNEQQREALRAFAEAGGIKVEEQQEDGFFDKFKDAFGGKKRK; encoded by the coding sequence ATGGCAACAAAACGTGATTATTATGAAGTCTTAGGGCTCTCAAAAGGAGCATCAGAAGATGAAATAAAGAAAGCTTATCGTAAGCTTTCGAAAAAATACCATCCTGACATCAATAAAGAACCTGATGCGGAAGAAAAATTCAAAGAAGTATCAGAAGCATATGAGATTTTAAGTGACCCGCAAAAACGCGCTGCATACGACCAATACGGGCATGCAGGCACAGATCCAAATTACGGTGCTGGTGGAGCTGGTGGCGGATTTGGTGGATTCGGCGGCTTCTCTGGTGGCGGCTTCTCTGGTGGCGGCTTCGGTGGTTTTGAAGATATCTTCGACTCTTTCTTTGGAGGAGGCGGTCGGTCAGTCGATCCAAATGCGCCTCGTCAAGGTGCTGATTTGCAATATACGGTCGACTTGTCTTTTGAAGAAGCGATTTTTGGTGTAGAAAAAGAAATCAAGTATAATCGGGAAGAAATCTGTCATACTTGTGGTGGAAACGGTGCAAAACCAGGCACACAACCAACTACTTGTCATAAATGTCATGGTGCAGGTACGATCAATGTAGAACGCCAAACGCCACTTGGACGAGTGATGAGCCGTCAAACTTGTGATGTTTGTCATGGCACAGGGAAAGAAATCAAAGAACCTTGTCCAACCTGTCATGGCTCAGGGCATGAGAAGAAAGCACATTCAGTTAAAGTGAATGTACCAGCTGGTGTAGAAGAAGGACAACAAATGCGTTTAGCTGGTCAAGGAGAAGCTGGAGAAAACGGCGGACCATTTGGTGATTTGTATGTGGTCTTTCGTGTAGAAGAAAGTGATATCTTTGATCGTGAAGGTTCTGAAATTTACTATGAATTGCCTTTAAGTTTTGTACAAGCAGCTTTGGGGGATGAAGTCCAAGTACCAACTGTCCATGGAGATGTGAAATTGAAGATCCCTGCTGGAACACAGACAGGTACGAACTTCCGTTTACGTGGAAAAGGCGCTCCGAAGTTACGTGGTGGTGCAACAGGCGACCAACATGTCAAAGTAAAACTGATCACACCGAAAAATCTAAATGAACAACAAAGAGAAGCATTACGTGCATTCGCTGAAGCTGGCGGCATCAAAGTTGAAGAACAGCAAGAAGACGGTTTCTTCGATAAGTTTAAAGATGCTTTTGGCGGGAAAAAGCGGAAGTAG